One genomic window of Nerophis lumbriciformis linkage group LG29, RoL_Nlum_v2.1, whole genome shotgun sequence includes the following:
- the lysmd4 gene encoding lysM and putative peptidoglycan-binding domain-containing protein 4 translates to MRRGEHAPQAFQAPVDVHASADGQVYMFNSKANESATSSDEEEMEMRPRACFEPEQDRLRNVHLLEREVSDDDNLNKLALQYGCKVADIKRVNNLIQEQDLFALKSIKIPVPKHSFLTETYVDSQEVAPSSTCTPQEWDPAGPYRHEVTNFLVEVDDDVENLIQMTDDQDEDLLDDKPKSLGINGPKLKGLGADWGIQWWNAVVAMLFIGIVLPLFYAIYFKTKHSGSTSPPDGSIASSIVSSNSSGTTFGTSGPPHSQEPG, encoded by the exons ATGCGACGAGGGGAGCATGCTCCGCAGGCGTTCCAGGCCCCTGTGGACGTCCACGCCAGCGCGGATGGTCAGGTTTACATGTTCAACAGTAAAGCTAACGAGTCGGCTACGTCGTCGGACGAAGAGGAGATGGAGATGAGACCCCGGGCGTGCTTTGAACCGGAACAGGACCGGCTGAGGAACGTCCACTTGTTGGAACGGGAAGTGTCGGACGATGACAATCTCAACAAGCTGGCATTGCAATATGGCTGCAAG GTGGCAGATATCAAGAGGGTAAACAACCTCATCCAGGAGCAGGATTTATTTGCACTGAAATCTATAAAAATCCCGGTCCCCAAGCACAGCTTTTTAACAGAGACGTACGTCGACTCTCAAGAAGTAGCTCCGAGTTCCACTTGTACGCCTCAGGAGTGGGACCCAGCCGGGCCGTATCGACACGAAGTCACAAACTTTCTCGTGGAGGTGGACGACGATGTGGAGAACTTGATTCAGATGACGGACGATCAGGACGAGGATTTATTGGATGACAAACCCAAAAGTTTGGGTATCAATGGACCGAAGCTAAAGGGTCTTGGTGCGGACTGGGGCATCCAGTGGTGGAACGCCGTGGTTGCCATGCTCTTCATCGGCATCGTCCTACCCTTGTTTTATGCCATTTACTTCAAAACGAAACACAGTGGGTCAACCTCGCCACCAGATGGCAGCATTGCGTCGTCTATTGTGTCTTCTAACAGCTCAGGGACCACCTTTGGTACCAGTGGACCTCCCCACTCCCAAGAACCAGGATAG